In Acinetobacter sp. C32I, one genomic interval encodes:
- the aspS gene encoding aspartate--tRNA ligase — MMRTHYCGSLTEAQIDQTVTLCGWVHRRRDHGGVIFLDMRDRDGLVQVVIDPDTPEAFATADKARSEFVLKITGRVRRRYEGTENANMVSGQIEVLGKEIEVLAASDTPPFPLNDENTNISEEIRLKYRFLDIRRPEMLERLRFRSKVTNLIRNYFEDHGFLDVETPILTRATPEGARDYLVPSRVSNGSFYALPQSPQLFKQLLMVGGIDRYYQIAKCFRDEDLRADRQPEFTQIDVETSFMSDDDIMDLMEGLTVKMFNELLNVKFDKFERMTYADAMRDYASDKPDMRIPLKLVDVADLMQDVEFKVFAGPAKDPKGRIVALRVPGAGSLPRSAIDEYTKFVGIYGAKGLAYIKVNELEKGIEGLQSPIVKFIEPIVLDLLKRVGAENGDIVFFGADKAKVVNDAMGALRVKIGHDLKLTTCEWAPLWVVDFPMFEETDDGKWTSVHHPFTLPKSSVEEVKSNPGEALSVAYDMVLNGTEIGGGSLRIYTLEMQKAIFEALGIGEEEAEEKFSFLLNALRYGAPPHGGLAFGLDRLIMLMTGASSIRDVIAFPKTKTAECPLTQAPAPVEANQLRDLGIRLREKPKAEEK; from the coding sequence ATGATGCGCACTCATTACTGTGGCTCTTTAACAGAAGCCCAAATCGATCAAACCGTGACTTTATGCGGATGGGTTCACCGTCGCCGTGACCATGGCGGTGTGATTTTCCTTGATATGCGTGACCGTGATGGTCTCGTACAGGTGGTGATCGATCCAGATACACCTGAAGCATTCGCAACAGCAGATAAAGCACGTTCAGAATTTGTATTAAAAATTACAGGTCGTGTTCGTCGTCGCTATGAAGGTACTGAAAATGCCAACATGGTGAGTGGTCAGATTGAAGTTTTAGGTAAAGAGATCGAAGTTCTTGCAGCTTCTGATACTCCGCCATTCCCATTAAATGACGAAAACACCAATATTTCTGAAGAAATTCGTTTGAAATACCGTTTCTTGGACATCCGTCGTCCAGAAATGTTAGAGCGCTTACGTTTCCGCTCTAAAGTGACCAACTTGATCCGTAACTATTTTGAAGATCATGGTTTCTTAGACGTTGAAACCCCAATCTTGACACGTGCGACACCAGAAGGTGCACGTGACTATTTAGTGCCAAGCCGTGTTTCAAATGGTAGCTTCTACGCGCTTCCACAATCACCACAATTGTTCAAACAGTTGTTGATGGTGGGTGGTATCGACCGTTATTACCAAATTGCGAAATGTTTCCGTGACGAAGATTTACGTGCGGATCGTCAGCCTGAATTCACCCAAATCGACGTTGAAACATCGTTCATGAGTGACGATGACATCATGGATTTAATGGAAGGCTTAACAGTTAAAATGTTCAACGAATTATTGAATGTAAAATTCGATAAATTTGAACGTATGACTTACGCTGACGCAATGCGCGACTATGCATCTGACAAACCAGATATGCGTATTCCATTGAAACTTGTTGACGTTGCAGACTTAATGCAAGACGTTGAGTTCAAAGTATTCGCTGGTCCTGCAAAAGATCCTAAAGGCCGTATCGTTGCTTTACGTGTTCCTGGTGCTGGTTCATTACCACGTAGTGCGATTGATGAATACACTAAATTCGTAGGCATTTACGGTGCGAAAGGATTGGCTTACATCAAAGTCAACGAACTTGAAAAAGGCATCGAAGGTCTTCAATCTCCAATCGTAAAATTCATCGAGCCAATCGTGCTTGATCTATTAAAACGTGTTGGTGCTGAAAATGGAGACATCGTGTTCTTTGGTGCGGATAAAGCCAAAGTTGTAAATGATGCGATGGGCGCACTTCGTGTGAAAATCGGTCATGACTTGAAGCTGACAACTTGTGAGTGGGCGCCACTTTGGGTTGTTGACTTCCCAATGTTCGAAGAAACTGATGATGGCAAATGGACTTCTGTTCACCACCCATTCACACTACCAAAATCAAGTGTTGAAGAAGTGAAGAGCAATCCAGGTGAAGCCCTTTCTGTTGCATACGATATGGTACTGAACGGTACTGAAATCGGTGGTGGTTCACTTCGTATCTATACTTTAGAAATGCAAAAAGCAATTTTTGAAGCTTTAGGTATTGGTGAAGAAGAAGCAGAAGAGAAATTCAGCTTCTTATTGAATGCATTACGTTATGGTGCGCCTCCGCACGGTGGTTTGGCATTTGGTCTTGACCGCTTGATCATGTTAATGACAGGTGCTTCTTCTATTCGTGATGTAATTGCATTCCCGAAAACCAAGACAGCTGAATGTCCATTAACACAAGCACCTGCACCAGTTGAAGCAAATCAATTGCGTGACTTAGGTATTCGTTTACGCGAAAAGCCAAAAGCTGAAGAAAAATAA